Proteins encoded by one window of Calidifontibacter indicus:
- a CDS encoding SDR family NAD(P)-dependent oxidoreductase, with protein AHAASKAYVLSFTQALWAEMQHANVRVVAVSPGPTQTPMNPSVGGGSDSRLMSPRLFSRRSTGLARRSSTVCGTG; from the coding sequence CGCGCACGCCGCGTCGAAAGCGTACGTGCTCTCGTTCACACAGGCGCTCTGGGCGGAAATGCAGCACGCGAACGTTCGCGTGGTCGCGGTCAGTCCCGGCCCGACTCAGACTCCGATGAACCCATCGGTCGGCGGGGGAAGCGACAGCCGGCTGATGTCGCCGAGACTGTTCTCGCGGCGATCGACGGGTCTGGCCCGACGGTCGTCGACGGTCTGCGGAACAGGATGA